One genomic window of Saccopteryx bilineata isolate mSacBil1 chromosome 4, mSacBil1_pri_phased_curated, whole genome shotgun sequence includes the following:
- the LOC136335169 gene encoding NADH dehydrogenase [ubiquinone] 1 beta subcomplex subunit 1: MNLVQIVRDHWVHILVPMGFVVGYYLDRKNDEKLTAFRNKSFLFKRELRPNEEVTWK; this comes from the coding sequence ATGAATTTAGTTCAGATTGTACGTGACCACTGGGTACATATACTTGTCCCTATGGGATTTGTCGTTGGATATTATCTAGACAGAAAGAATGATGAAAAGCTAACTGCCTTCCGGAACAAGAGTTTCTTATTTAAAAGGGAATTGAGACCCAATGAAGAAGTCACCTGGAAGTAA